From Nitrospirota bacterium, one genomic window encodes:
- a CDS encoding NAD(P)H-dependent oxidoreductase codes for MPDRQWTDIGSVEELKKTPLQEVSSGKTTIALTYKDGLFAAISGVCNHVGGPLGEGTIDGDYVVCPWHYWKFHRQTGQGEPGYEQDQVPAYATKVENGRLSIDLSSATKRKKQKHEPHPLARPVVRQAGPIRVVGISTTAMTTEHPRYSTSDAMLDVALDHARSALKLETQCIKLRELNFRSCEGFYSKSAQACTWPCSITQMDPRDQLDRVYEAIVHWADVILISTPICWGNASSLYYKMVERMNCIQNQETIANKHLLKNKVAAFIIMGGQDNVQGVAGQLMTFFAEVGCQFSQFPFIAHSRGWSAEDMERNVKEVQNSQELRKGAQELVVRAADLATLMIGGQIPEHPLARGGRKAHQLDREPTG; via the coding sequence ATGCCGGACAGACAATGGACGGACATTGGAAGCGTCGAAGAGCTGAAGAAGACGCCTCTGCAGGAAGTCTCTTCCGGGAAGACAACCATCGCGCTGACGTATAAAGACGGCTTGTTTGCCGCGATCTCCGGGGTCTGCAATCATGTCGGTGGTCCATTGGGTGAGGGCACGATCGACGGCGACTATGTGGTCTGTCCCTGGCACTACTGGAAATTTCATCGCCAGACCGGTCAAGGAGAACCGGGGTACGAACAGGATCAGGTTCCTGCCTATGCGACCAAAGTGGAGAACGGCCGGCTCTCTATCGACCTGTCGTCGGCGACGAAACGAAAGAAGCAGAAGCACGAGCCCCATCCGCTCGCACGCCCGGTGGTGCGCCAGGCCGGCCCGATCCGCGTCGTGGGGATCTCGACGACGGCTATGACGACGGAACATCCACGGTACAGCACGTCCGACGCGATGTTGGACGTGGCGCTGGACCATGCCCGGAGCGCGCTGAAACTGGAAACGCAATGCATTAAGCTCCGCGAGTTGAACTTTCGATCCTGTGAAGGGTTTTATTCCAAATCGGCTCAGGCCTGTACCTGGCCCTGTTCGATCACTCAGATGGATCCGAGGGATCAGCTCGACCGCGTGTACGAAGCGATCGTGCATTGGGCCGATGTGATTCTGATATCCACCCCCATCTGCTGGGGCAACGCCAGTAGTCTGTATTACAAGATGGTCGAGCGGATGAACTGTATCCAAAATCAGGAGACCATTGCGAATAAACACTTGCTCAAGAACAAGGTGGCGGCATTCATCATCATGGGCGGGCAAGATAACGTCCAGGGGGTGGCTGGACAACTCATGACCTTTTTCGCCGAAGTCGGCTGCCAGTTCTCACAGTTTCCATTCATTGCCCATTCAAGGGGTTGGAGTGCCGAGGACATGGAGCGGAATGTCAAAGAGGTCCAGAATAGCCAGGAACTTCGGAAAGGGGCGCAAGAACTCGTTGTGCGCGCGGCGGACTTGGCGACGCTCATGATCGGCGGTCAGATTCCTGAGCATCCGCTTGCCCGTGGTGGACGGAAGGCCCATCAGCTCGATCGTGAGCCGACCGGGTAA
- a CDS encoding NAD(P)H-binding protein: MFVVVGATGNTGSAVVETLLNRKQPVRIVVRSAEKAASWNAKGAEVAVASLEDVPAMTKALEGASGLYLLVPPNYGATAWLSEQRQRMDQAAEAVKASGVPHVVFLSSIGAHIAKGTGPIQAARYGEQALGAVAKHLTVLRPCYFMDNWVPGIGMAKGQGRLPTFIAPMAKVPMISTKDIGRTGAERLIAGGQGKQVVELAGPEEYSPEEVAAALGQILGKSVSTQHAPLSAVVPTFTSFGFSTEAATLFEEMYAAFAKGAIGYERPEQRIRGTVTLAEALRGLA; encoded by the coding sequence ATGTTTGTTGTTGTGGGTGCCACAGGGAATACAGGATCAGCGGTCGTCGAGACCTTGCTCAATCGGAAGCAGCCGGTACGAATCGTGGTGCGCTCGGCTGAGAAGGCTGCGTCTTGGAACGCGAAGGGGGCGGAGGTTGCGGTCGCCTCGTTGGAGGATGTGCCGGCGATGACGAAAGCCTTAGAAGGCGCGTCGGGTCTCTATTTGCTGGTTCCACCAAACTACGGGGCAACGGCCTGGCTCTCCGAACAACGGCAACGGATGGATCAGGCCGCGGAAGCCGTGAAGGCCAGCGGAGTTCCGCACGTCGTCTTCTTGTCGTCAATCGGCGCCCACATTGCGAAAGGCACAGGGCCTATCCAGGCCGCTCGTTATGGCGAGCAGGCGCTCGGGGCTGTGGCCAAGCATCTGACCGTCCTGCGTCCCTGTTATTTCATGGATAACTGGGTACCGGGGATCGGTATGGCCAAGGGGCAGGGCCGCCTGCCGACCTTCATCGCGCCGATGGCGAAGGTGCCGATGATTTCGACCAAGGACATCGGCCGCACGGGAGCTGAACGGTTGATTGCGGGCGGCCAGGGCAAACAGGTTGTGGAGCTGGCGGGTCCCGAGGAATATAGTCCGGAAGAGGTGGCCGCGGCCCTGGGCCAGATTCTTGGGAAGTCGGTGTCGACGCAACATGCGCCGCTCAGCGCGGTGGTGCCGACGTTCACGTCGTTCGGCTTCTCCACGGAAGCGGCAACCTTATTCGAAGAGATGTACGCAGCATTCGCCAAGGGCGCGATTGGATACGAACGTCCTGAGCAGCGTATTCGGGGTACGGTGACGCTTGCCGAGGCATTACGAGGCCTGGCGTAA
- a CDS encoding DUF721 domain-containing protein, whose amino-acid sequence MGGLSSNDSVFSVLEGLVRRLGLESILLESRLRRNWVSIVGEPMASNTWPDQIRYKKLYLLVHNSVWLHQLTFLKPTLIEKLNRVVGSELITDIVLRVGTLPKVDRAAAVPEVHHAPASPPSDALLAEISAHVTTIQDPELRNHLAQLMAQALAQPPGPKAR is encoded by the coding sequence ATGGGCGGACTCAGCTCCAACGATTCAGTATTCAGCGTCCTCGAAGGACTGGTTCGCCGTCTTGGGCTCGAATCCATACTGCTCGAAAGCCGCTTGCGGCGGAATTGGGTCTCCATCGTCGGGGAACCCATGGCCTCGAATACCTGGCCCGATCAGATTCGATACAAGAAACTCTACCTCTTAGTCCACAATAGTGTCTGGCTCCACCAACTCACCTTCCTAAAACCGACGCTCATCGAAAAGCTCAACAGAGTAGTTGGTTCAGAACTCATTACGGACATCGTATTGCGGGTAGGGACGTTGCCGAAAGTCGACCGTGCTGCCGCAGTGCCTGAGGTGCATCACGCGCCGGCCTCCCCACCGAGCGACGCGCTACTCGCGGAGATCTCGGCGCATGTGACCACGATTCAAGACCCGGAGCTCCGCAATCACCTGGCGCAGCTCATGGCGCAGGCACTGGCTCAACCGCCTGGACCAAAGGCACGTTGA
- a CDS encoding efflux RND transporter periplasmic adaptor subunit, with product MVTRHRVAHIVSYGLSAVLLAVPVGCKQDAGSAPAPQVSQVEVMTVVRQTIPDEPEFIGQAEASRPVEIRSQVTGLLKAVLYQEGRDVKKGDRLYQIDPVPFQAAVAIAKAKIAEAEARLVQAKQDLARVKPLLAEQAVSQKDVDDAVAGDLTAKALLQGAKAELTKAQFDLDNTLITAPITGLIERSRYYEGRLVSAQTDLLTVVHRVDPMYVVVSVPETFILKRRRDIESKKITHPGVYQLRGQLTLMDGSAYAHEGVLDLLEPGLRTETGSRQTRITFPNPQRSLLPGQFVKVRFTGDTKTDAILIPQRAVLQGPQGPFVYVVNQDEKIAIRDVAASDWKGDQWLIDSGLNQGDRVVVNGLMKIGPGAPVKAIPWGGTNVPATDVTPPTSQ from the coding sequence ATGGTAACAAGACATAGGGTTGCACATATCGTGTCCTACGGGCTTTCGGCTGTTTTGCTGGCTGTGCCTGTTGGCTGTAAACAAGATGCGGGATCCGCCCCGGCTCCTCAGGTCTCGCAAGTCGAGGTAATGACGGTGGTTCGTCAGACGATCCCGGACGAACCGGAATTTATCGGGCAAGCCGAGGCTTCGCGTCCGGTGGAGATCCGTTCGCAAGTGACCGGCCTGCTGAAGGCCGTGCTCTATCAGGAGGGGCGTGACGTCAAGAAGGGCGACCGCCTCTATCAAATCGATCCCGTTCCCTTCCAAGCCGCCGTGGCGATCGCGAAAGCCAAGATTGCCGAGGCGGAAGCGAGGCTGGTGCAGGCGAAACAGGATCTGGCGCGTGTCAAACCGCTTCTGGCGGAGCAGGCGGTGAGTCAGAAAGATGTCGACGATGCCGTGGCCGGCGATCTCACCGCCAAAGCGCTGCTGCAAGGGGCGAAGGCGGAGTTGACCAAGGCGCAGTTCGATCTCGACAATACGCTGATCACGGCCCCCATTACCGGATTGATCGAACGGAGCCGCTACTACGAAGGGCGCCTAGTCTCTGCGCAAACGGATTTATTGACGGTGGTCCATCGTGTTGACCCTATGTATGTCGTCGTGAGTGTCCCGGAGACGTTTATCCTCAAGCGGCGGCGGGACATCGAGTCGAAGAAAATCACCCATCCGGGGGTCTACCAGTTGCGAGGACAGCTCACACTGATGGATGGCTCGGCCTATGCGCATGAAGGGGTGCTCGATCTCCTGGAGCCAGGCTTGCGAACGGAGACCGGATCACGTCAAACCAGAATCACCTTTCCCAATCCCCAGCGCAGTCTTCTGCCGGGGCAATTTGTGAAGGTGCGGTTTACCGGCGATACGAAGACGGACGCAATCCTCATTCCCCAGCGCGCCGTGTTACAGGGCCCGCAGGGTCCTTTCGTCTATGTGGTGAATCAAGACGAGAAGATCGCCATTCGCGACGTGGCCGCGTCCGACTGGAAAGGGGACCAGTGGCTCATCGACAGCGGCCTCAACCAGGGCGATCGCGTGGTGGTGAATGGGCTGATGAAGATCGGTCCCGGCGCTCCGGTGAAGGCCATTCCCTGGGGAGGGACGAATGTCCCGGCCACGGACGTCACTCCTCCCACCTCTCAATAA
- a CDS encoding VOC family protein: protein MRAHYLGHVVFYVKDLQQSLAFYRDLLGFKEVGRIFNGAAAALTSGRTHHELLLIQVGAAPGPLEGRRRGLYHIGIKVGDSLDELRTAKKELEQAGITIDGMSDHTVSQSLYLRDPDGNEIELYVDADESVWKSDPAAVVSPIKPLVL from the coding sequence ATGAGGGCTCACTATCTCGGCCATGTCGTGTTCTATGTGAAAGATCTGCAGCAGTCCCTTGCCTTCTATCGGGATCTGTTGGGCTTCAAGGAGGTTGGACGGATTTTCAACGGTGCGGCGGCAGCGCTGACCTCTGGACGGACCCATCACGAGCTGCTGTTGATTCAGGTCGGTGCTGCGCCTGGTCCACTCGAAGGACGCCGTCGAGGGCTCTATCACATCGGTATCAAGGTCGGAGATAGTCTCGACGAGTTGCGTACGGCGAAGAAAGAGCTGGAGCAGGCCGGGATCACGATCGACGGCATGAGCGATCATACGGTGAGCCAAAGCCTCTATCTGCGCGATCCGGATGGGAATGAGATTGAGTTGTATGTGGACGCAGATGAATCGGTATGGAAGAGCGATCCGGCGGCTGTGGTGTCGCCGATCAAGCCCCTTGTGCTCTGA
- a CDS encoding pirin family protein yields MATDTTTAKPVLGVYQPGSAYMVGDGFPVRNLFPSNDLDRAVDPFLMLDYAGPQYFSPTDHPRGVGEHPHRGFETVTIVYEGVLAHRDSAGHAGVIGPGDVQWMTAASGIVHEEFHEKAFAKKGGTLHAIQLWVNLPRASKMSPPGYQTILNADIPAIDLDGHGTLRVIAGSYLGQKGPARTFTPIHLYDVQLNAGGRVSLTVPEGDNSSIFVLRGPVSVNGSWEAGEAELIVNERNGSQILIDAQADSRLLVMSGTPIDEPIARYGPFVMNTKAELTQAVQDYQAGKMGHLS; encoded by the coding sequence ATGGCCACAGATACGACAACAGCAAAGCCCGTACTCGGTGTTTATCAGCCTGGGTCCGCATACATGGTCGGCGATGGATTTCCCGTAAGGAATCTCTTCCCGAGTAATGACCTCGATCGAGCAGTCGATCCGTTTCTCATGCTCGATTATGCGGGGCCGCAGTACTTCTCTCCTACGGACCATCCGCGTGGGGTTGGAGAACATCCACATCGCGGGTTTGAAACGGTCACGATCGTGTATGAAGGCGTATTGGCCCATCGCGACTCCGCCGGTCATGCCGGGGTGATCGGACCTGGCGATGTGCAATGGATGACGGCGGCGTCCGGGATCGTCCACGAGGAGTTTCACGAGAAGGCATTTGCGAAAAAAGGCGGCACGCTCCACGCGATTCAGTTGTGGGTGAATCTGCCGCGCGCGTCAAAAATGTCTCCGCCGGGCTATCAGACGATTCTGAACGCCGATATTCCGGCTATTGATCTGGATGGTCATGGGACATTGAGGGTGATCGCCGGATCATATTTAGGACAGAAAGGCCCGGCGCGTACGTTCACGCCGATTCACTTGTATGACGTTCAATTGAACGCGGGAGGTCGTGTCTCGTTGACGGTGCCCGAGGGGGACAACAGCTCGATCTTTGTGCTGCGGGGCCCTGTCTCGGTGAATGGGTCCTGGGAAGCCGGTGAAGCCGAACTCATCGTCAATGAGCGGAACGGCTCGCAGATTCTGATCGATGCGCAGGCGGACAGCCGCCTGTTAGTCATGAGTGGCACGCCGATCGATGAACCGATCGCCCGGTACGGTCCCTTCGTGATGAACACGAAGGCCGAATTGACGCAGGCGGTGCAGGACTATCAAGCGGGCAAGATGGGACATTTATCGTGA
- a CDS encoding DoxX family protein, which produces MRQLFYTDNNWAGLILRVTLGLVMFPHGAQKLLGWYGGFGFAGTMGFFTETMHLPWIVAFLVIVGESFGSIALLLGLLTRFTAASFIVIMLGAITTSHLTNGFFMNWFGKQQGEGYEYHLLVIGIAVALLITGAGRWSADRIITEKL; this is translated from the coding sequence ATGCGGCAATTATTTTACACAGACAACAACTGGGCCGGTCTTATTCTCCGTGTAACACTCGGACTGGTGATGTTTCCGCATGGAGCCCAGAAATTATTGGGCTGGTATGGCGGGTTCGGATTCGCCGGAACCATGGGATTTTTCACGGAGACCATGCATTTGCCTTGGATCGTCGCCTTCTTGGTGATCGTGGGAGAGTCCTTCGGCAGTATCGCTCTGTTGCTCGGGCTGTTGACGCGCTTCACGGCGGCGAGTTTCATCGTGATCATGCTTGGCGCCATTACAACCTCGCATCTCACAAACGGATTCTTTATGAACTGGTTCGGGAAACAACAGGGTGAAGGTTACGAGTATCATCTCTTGGTGATCGGCATCGCTGTGGCCTTGCTCATCACAGGCGCGGGCCGGTGGTCAGCGGATCGTATCATCACTGAGAAGTTGTAA
- a CDS encoding DsbA family oxidoreductase, whose amino-acid sequence METKLHIEVYSDVVCPWCYVGKRRLERALSDSKGLVKPAITWRPFQLNPTMPKEGLERTAYLEAKFGSLDAFRQMEEQVLAAGADEHIAFAFDKIARTPNTFLAHRLIWYAGQEGCQNAMVDSLFNGYFEEGADIGSHSILAQLADRAGLKAEPFLRGQDGTAEVKAEESAGHRLGIRSVPYFLLNGTYALSGAQPPDRFVAAFKKVEVDQLTRKAGA is encoded by the coding sequence ATGGAGACGAAGCTTCACATCGAGGTCTATTCCGATGTCGTCTGTCCCTGGTGTTATGTGGGGAAGCGTCGGTTGGAGCGGGCACTGAGTGACTCGAAGGGTCTGGTAAAGCCGGCGATCACCTGGCGGCCGTTTCAACTGAATCCGACGATGCCGAAAGAAGGCCTCGAACGCACAGCCTATCTCGAAGCGAAGTTCGGAAGCTTGGATGCGTTTCGCCAGATGGAAGAGCAGGTCCTTGCGGCTGGCGCTGATGAGCATATTGCCTTTGCGTTCGACAAGATTGCGCGGACGCCCAATACCTTCTTGGCCCATCGGCTGATTTGGTATGCGGGACAAGAGGGGTGCCAAAACGCCATGGTCGACTCGCTCTTCAACGGCTACTTCGAAGAGGGTGCGGATATCGGGTCGCACTCAATCCTTGCGCAGTTGGCCGACCGTGCCGGGCTCAAGGCCGAGCCATTTCTCAGAGGTCAGGATGGAACGGCAGAGGTGAAGGCTGAAGAATCGGCGGGACATCGGCTCGGTATTCGCAGCGTCCCTTATTTCCTGCTGAACGGGACCTATGCGCTATCCGGCGCGCAGCCCCCGGATCGATTCGTTGCAGCCTTCAAGAAGGTCGAAGTGGATCAGCTGACAAGAAAGGCAGGTGCGTAA
- a CDS encoding DNA gyrase C-terminal beta-propeller domain-containing protein has translation EKGDRLLSVHVTAGQREILLGTMKGIPIRFKEDEARPMGRTAHGVRGITLEEGNEVIGMETITPDSTTQILTVTEGGYGKRTPVNEYRIQGRGGKGIISVKTNERNGLAVGFLQVRDGDEIMLMAAHGKVLRCKVDEFREIGRNTQGVRILDLDGEGDRVVAVARLAEAVEVLPEEGSA, from the coding sequence TGGAGAAGGGAGATCGGCTCCTCAGCGTGCATGTCACCGCCGGCCAGCGGGAAATCCTGTTGGGCACGATGAAGGGTATCCCGATTCGCTTCAAGGAAGACGAAGCCAGGCCGATGGGCCGCACGGCGCACGGGGTGCGCGGCATTACGCTGGAAGAAGGCAACGAAGTCATCGGGATGGAAACCATCACTCCCGACTCCACCACGCAGATACTCACGGTTACTGAGGGTGGTTATGGCAAGCGCACGCCGGTGAATGAGTATCGTATCCAGGGACGTGGAGGGAAAGGCATTATCAGCGTAAAGACCAATGAGCGCAACGGGCTTGCTGTCGGGTTTCTTCAAGTCCGAGACGGCGATGAAATCATGCTGATGGCCGCTCACGGCAAGGTGCTTCGGTGCAAGGTGGATGAGTTCCGCGAGATCGGCCGCAATACTCAGGGCGTTCGCATTCTCGATCTCGATGGCGAGGGCGACCGGGTTGTGGCTGTCGCGCGGTTGGCGGAAGCGGTTGAAGTGCTCCCTGAAGAGGGTAGCGCGTAA
- the smpB gene encoding SsrA-binding protein SmpB: MGKERESFERPVVTNRKAYHDYFIEEKFEAGIMLQGTEVKSLREGRVNLSDSYASVREGQIFLHHCHISPYSHGNLSNHEPLRTRKLLLHRKEINKLLVKTQQQGLTIIPLRIYFSNRGLAKVELGLAKGKKQHDRRESDKTREASREVERAMKGSRRD; encoded by the coding sequence ATGGGGAAAGAGAGAGAGAGTTTTGAACGGCCGGTGGTCACGAACCGTAAGGCGTACCACGACTACTTTATTGAAGAGAAGTTCGAGGCGGGTATCATGCTCCAGGGCACGGAGGTCAAGTCTCTCCGTGAGGGGCGCGTGAACCTGTCAGATAGTTATGCCAGTGTGAGAGAAGGGCAGATATTTCTCCACCATTGCCACATCAGTCCCTACAGCCACGGCAACCTTTCGAATCATGAACCGCTCCGCACCAGGAAACTCCTGCTCCATCGCAAGGAGATCAATAAACTCCTCGTCAAGACGCAGCAGCAGGGGCTGACGATCATCCCGCTCAGAATCTATTTTTCCAATCGTGGCCTGGCCAAAGTCGAACTCGGGTTGGCGAAAGGCAAAAAACAGCATGACCGCCGGGAATCCGACAAGACGCGTGAAGCCAGCCGCGAAGTGGAACGGGCGATGAAAGGATCGCGGCGCGATTAA
- a CDS encoding ester cyclase, whose product MSAANLQQRLNDLLGYIRQGKIIEAVTEFYDKDVKMQENANPPTIGQTANIEREKQFMSGVKEWKGFNVTAQAVSDDTTFYECNMDFIATNGQPVHMEQVVVAKWKNGKIIHERYYYDSGASK is encoded by the coding sequence ATGAGCGCGGCGAATCTACAACAGCGGCTGAACGATCTGTTGGGCTACATCCGTCAGGGCAAGATCATCGAAGCAGTCACGGAGTTTTATGATAAAGACGTGAAGATGCAGGAGAATGCCAATCCCCCAACGATAGGCCAGACGGCAAATATCGAGCGGGAAAAGCAGTTCATGAGCGGCGTCAAGGAGTGGAAAGGATTCAACGTGACGGCTCAGGCTGTGAGCGATGACACAACCTTCTATGAGTGCAACATGGACTTCATTGCCACCAATGGGCAGCCGGTCCATATGGAGCAAGTGGTGGTGGCGAAGTGGAAGAACGGCAAGATCATCCACGAGCGGTACTACTACGATAGCGGTGCGAGCAAGTAA
- a CDS encoding VOC family protein — protein MAVQVYGCNHIVIEVTDAKKAVQFYADVFGLTMLTGGEGAAWCKLGEHQFMAIFEVETLQPDRVKHFGLMVRDAKQIKEVRRKLMSKYKLKMRPGFRCDFRDPWGNRIQVGDLSDESLVWLLPYQEVQKAGITFTSQPRKEKQS, from the coding sequence ATGGCCGTTCAGGTCTATGGCTGTAACCATATCGTGATCGAAGTGACCGATGCCAAGAAGGCGGTGCAGTTTTATGCCGATGTCTTTGGTTTGACCATGCTCACCGGTGGCGAAGGCGCAGCCTGGTGCAAGCTGGGCGAGCATCAATTCATGGCGATCTTTGAAGTGGAGACATTGCAACCGGACCGTGTGAAACATTTCGGTCTGATGGTCCGGGATGCCAAGCAGATCAAAGAAGTCCGGCGTAAGTTGATGAGCAAATACAAGCTGAAGATGCGGCCGGGTTTTCGGTGCGACTTCCGCGATCCCTGGGGAAACCGTATTCAGGTTGGCGATCTCAGCGACGAATCGCTGGTCTGGCTTCTTCCCTATCAGGAAGTGCAGAAGGCCGGGATTACATTCACGAGCCAACCTCGAAAGGAGAAACAATCATGA